A stretch of the Synechocystis sp. PCC 7338 genome encodes the following:
- a CDS encoding DegT/DnrJ/EryC1/StrS aminotransferase family protein — protein MNDFAAEPEALIQQEIKAVEKVLRSGWYVLGPEVKNFEKLWAERCQVPHVVGVANGMEALEIGLLSLNLQPQDEIITTSMTAFATVLAIVRAGAVPVLADIDPQTGLLDPNSVERCISSKTKAILLVHLYGQIRQMDRWQSLCQNYNILLLEDCAQCHLATWKGQAAGSFGLWGAYSFYPTKNLGAIGDAGALVTSDEAIAQSAIILRNYGQSERYHHPELGLNSRLDELQAVLLSVRLKWLDDFTHRRREIAKRYFQEISNPKITLLTRPKSEENHVYHLFVITTQDRNFLSSYLEKNQINTLIHYPIPIHYQKPCLQIKTDSQGLKKVESHADTCLSIPCHPQMSDQQVSQVIEAINGY, from the coding sequence ATGAACGACTTTGCTGCCGAACCAGAAGCCCTTATTCAACAAGAAATAAAAGCCGTTGAAAAAGTCCTTCGCTCTGGCTGGTATGTTTTAGGGCCCGAAGTTAAAAACTTTGAAAAATTATGGGCTGAACGTTGTCAAGTTCCCCATGTAGTTGGAGTCGCCAATGGCATGGAAGCGCTAGAAATTGGTTTACTAAGCTTAAATCTTCAGCCCCAAGATGAAATAATCACGACCTCCATGACTGCCTTTGCCACGGTTCTCGCCATTGTTCGAGCGGGTGCAGTGCCAGTATTGGCAGATATTGATCCTCAGACAGGCTTGTTAGACCCCAACAGTGTAGAACGGTGTATTAGCTCTAAAACTAAAGCTATTTTATTAGTTCATCTTTATGGCCAAATTCGTCAAATGGATCGGTGGCAATCCCTTTGCCAAAACTACAACATCTTACTACTAGAAGATTGTGCCCAATGTCATCTAGCTACATGGAAAGGTCAAGCCGCAGGTAGTTTTGGACTCTGGGGTGCTTATAGCTTTTATCCCACCAAAAATCTAGGGGCGATCGGAGATGCCGGGGCGTTAGTAACCAGTGATGAGGCGATCGCCCAAAGTGCGATTATCCTACGCAATTATGGACAAAGTGAACGTTATCATCACCCTGAATTGGGTTTAAATAGTCGATTAGATGAATTACAAGCCGTGTTACTCTCAGTGCGCTTAAAATGGTTAGATGATTTTACTCACAGAAGACGGGAAATCGCTAAACGCTATTTTCAGGAAATTTCTAATCCCAAAATCACACTATTGACTAGGCCTAAATCAGAAGAAAACCATGTTTATCATCTTTTTGTAATCACAACTCAAGATCGAAATTTTTTATCCAGTTATTTAGAAAAAAACCAAATTAATACGTTGATTCATTATCCTATCCCTATTCATTATCAAAAACCCTGCTTACAAATTAAAACAGATTCTCAAGGCTTAAAAAAAGTTGAATCCCATGCCGATACTTGTCTATCAATTCCCTGTCATCCCCAAATGAGTGATCAACAAGTTTCTCAAGTAATTGAGGCTATTAATGGATACTAA
- a CDS encoding glycosyltransferase family 2 protein → MQNSSSSVFIIIPVYNRREITLKCLNILKGNGDLDKYHVVVVDDGSIDGTSQAIAEKYPQIIILQGDGNLWWAGAIRMGMEYACKKGAEYIIWLNDDCFPKQGTINTLLFLCNQNHNLMIGSQCIDPETTEPSYAGISTKRKFFKTLNCPPKSVIKCDALNGNLVCFHKKIVDKIGYPDSQKLPHHLADFVYTNNAFKKNFELVIHGDAISFCSKNPINVSWLYSKKSFKEHWQGLFLKKSPSYWKIQVTAYRLVFGNIGILYYFYHGFLKFLIIYFILRPLPVNIKRILKS, encoded by the coding sequence ATGCAAAATAGTTCTTCATCTGTTTTTATTATTATCCCAGTTTACAACCGTAGGGAAATTACCTTGAAATGTTTAAATATACTTAAGGGTAATGGTGATTTAGATAAATATCATGTTGTTGTTGTTGATGATGGATCAATCGATGGCACCAGCCAGGCTATTGCTGAAAAATATCCCCAAATTATTATTCTCCAAGGAGATGGCAATCTTTGGTGGGCAGGCGCAATTAGAATGGGAATGGAATATGCCTGTAAAAAAGGTGCAGAGTACATTATTTGGCTAAATGATGATTGTTTTCCCAAACAAGGGACTATTAACACGCTGCTTTTTTTGTGCAATCAAAATCATAATCTAATGATTGGTTCACAATGCATTGACCCTGAAACTACCGAGCCTAGTTATGCAGGTATCTCCACAAAAAGAAAATTTTTTAAAACACTCAATTGTCCACCTAAATCAGTCATAAAATGCGATGCATTAAACGGAAATTTAGTATGTTTTCATAAAAAGATTGTAGATAAAATTGGTTATCCAGATAGTCAAAAATTACCTCATCACCTGGCAGATTTTGTTTATACGAACAATGCCTTTAAAAAAAACTTTGAGCTTGTTATTCATGGAGATGCTATTTCATTCTGTTCTAAAAATCCGATAAATGTATCATGGCTATATTCTAAAAAATCTTTTAAAGAGCATTGGCAAGGACTATTCTTAAAAAAATCGCCATCATACTGGAAAATACAAGTGACAGCTTATCGGTTAGTATTTGGAAATATTGGGATATTATATTATTTTTATCATGGTTTTTTAAAATTTTTAATTATTTACTTTATACTGAGACCATTGCCTGTAAACATTAAAAGAATTTTGAAGTCATAG
- a CDS encoding glycosyltransferase: MKYIKDKASTIKVGAYITSYKDTCCTQKIIGSLLLQSHKIDFVFIVDNSPSDLKLVVPVNHTIKYCPENIGVAGGLNIAIQWFLNKKYDFLWIFDQDSLPEFDTLKILLKEFDYLQSSKIPVGIISPAIVDVQTKSLLLCGYRTPFKLNWQNPNQDYFYREKLYQCDVVITSGSLINLQAAKNIPLPNPDLFIDGVDWEYCLNMKKHGYHVCVSEKTTMQHNFGTYLTHLNQNHPIYIYSSLRYYYINRNHTYIETRLSNNPYYKTLSYLHRLQSLIKKIGKIIIYEPDQKLIKIWASCLGFYHGLIGKLGKTWLP, translated from the coding sequence ATGAAATATATTAAAGATAAAGCAAGCACTATAAAAGTTGGGGCATACATAACTAGTTACAAAGATACTTGTTGTACGCAAAAAATTATTGGCTCCCTTTTATTGCAGTCTCATAAAATAGATTTTGTATTTATAGTTGACAACTCTCCCAGTGATTTAAAGCTAGTCGTACCAGTTAATCATACTATTAAGTATTGTCCTGAAAATATTGGTGTGGCAGGAGGATTAAATATTGCAATCCAGTGGTTTTTAAATAAAAAATATGATTTTCTTTGGATATTTGATCAAGATAGTCTTCCTGAGTTTGACACATTAAAAATTTTGCTAAAAGAATTTGATTATCTTCAATCATCAAAAATACCCGTTGGAATAATTTCTCCTGCTATTGTTGATGTTCAGACTAAAAGCTTATTACTTTGTGGATACCGAACACCATTTAAATTAAACTGGCAGAATCCAAATCAGGATTATTTTTATAGAGAAAAACTTTATCAGTGTGATGTTGTTATTACTTCCGGCTCCCTAATTAACCTCCAAGCTGCTAAAAATATCCCTCTTCCTAATCCCGATTTATTCATTGACGGTGTGGACTGGGAATACTGCCTCAACATGAAAAAACATGGTTATCACGTCTGCGTTAGTGAAAAAACTACCATGCAACATAACTTTGGTACCTACTTAACCCATCTGAATCAAAATCATCCCATTTATATCTATTCTTCTCTCCGTTACTACTACATCAACCGTAATCATACCTACATCGAAACCCGTCTGTCCAATAACCCCTATTACAAAACCCTATCCTATCTCCATCGGCTCCAAAGTCTAATCAAAAAAATCGGCAAAATTATCATTTATGAACCTGATCAAAAACTGATTAAAATTTGGGCATCCTGCCTGGGCTTTTACCATGGCCTTATCGGCAAACTCGGCAAAACCTGGCTACCCTAG
- a CDS encoding NAD(P)-dependent oxidoreductase produces MNDFTQFAGKKILITGGVGFIGSALARKLVDLNAKITLVDSLIPQYGGNLFNIHDIKDQVTLNITDVRDPHAIAYLVQGQDFLFNLAGQTSHLDSMVDPQTDLNINASAQLSILEACRKHNPDITIVFASTRQLYGKPQYLPVDENHPIHPVDVNGINKLAGEWYHLLYNDIYHIRSCALRLTNTYGPGMRVKDARQTFLGIWIRKLIEGQPIQVFGDGSQLRDFNYVDDVVEALLLSAIHPKADGEIFNLGSSEYINLKDLAGLMVEIFQAGSYELIPFPPERKKIDIGDYYSDYRKIHQALDWQPKISLKKGLENTIEYYRQNHHQYWEVEA; encoded by the coding sequence ATGAATGACTTTACTCAGTTTGCTGGCAAAAAGATTTTGATCACAGGTGGGGTGGGGTTTATTGGTTCTGCTCTTGCGAGAAAGCTCGTTGATCTTAATGCCAAGATTACCCTCGTCGATAGCCTCATTCCCCAATATGGTGGGAATCTCTTCAATATTCACGATATCAAAGATCAAGTTACCCTAAATATTACTGATGTTCGTGATCCCCATGCGATCGCCTATTTAGTGCAAGGGCAAGACTTTCTTTTTAACTTAGCAGGACAAACCAGTCATCTTGATTCCATGGTTGATCCCCAAACCGACCTAAATATTAATGCTTCTGCCCAACTATCTATTCTGGAAGCCTGCCGCAAACATAACCCCGACATAACCATTGTCTTTGCCAGCACTCGACAACTCTATGGCAAACCTCAGTATTTGCCCGTTGACGAAAATCATCCCATTCATCCTGTTGATGTTAATGGCATCAATAAACTGGCTGGGGAATGGTATCACTTGCTTTACAATGACATTTACCATATTCGTTCTTGTGCGCTGCGTTTAACCAACACCTACGGCCCCGGAATGCGAGTCAAAGACGCTCGACAAACCTTCCTCGGAATTTGGATTCGTAAATTAATCGAAGGACAGCCAATTCAGGTCTTTGGAGACGGTAGTCAACTCAGAGATTTTAACTACGTCGATGATGTGGTCGAAGCGCTATTGCTATCTGCGATTCACCCTAAGGCCGACGGAGAAATTTTTAACCTCGGTAGCTCGGAATATATCAACCTTAAGGACTTAGCTGGATTAATGGTAGAAATCTTTCAAGCAGGTTCTTACGAATTAATCCCCTTTCCCCCAGAACGTAAAAAAATTGACATTGGCGATTATTACAGTGACTATCGCAAAATTCATCAGGCTTTAGATTGGCAACCTAAAATAAGCTTGAAAAAAGGATTAGAAAACACCATAGAATATTATCGTCAAAACCATCATCAATATTGGGAGGTGGAAGCATGA
- a CDS encoding class I SAM-dependent methyltransferase, with protein MKIKFKQLFEREQFYPSLLGLFINPFYFARKGLAENIHDFSPFVTGKILDVGCGSKPYQKLFNVSEYIGLEIDSEDNRKNKKADYFYQGDNFPFIDEEFDSVISNEVLEHIFNPDIFLSEVNRVLKPQGILLITVPFVWDEHEQPYDYARYSSFGLKHLLKKHGFKILEYRKSMNDIRIIFQLINAYLYKKTVTSNQYVNLITTISLMSSFNILGELLSKILPKNDDLYLDSIILAQKEKIYE; from the coding sequence ATGAAAATTAAATTCAAACAACTATTTGAAAGAGAGCAATTCTATCCCAGCTTATTGGGGTTATTTATTAATCCCTTTTATTTTGCAAGAAAAGGACTTGCTGAAAATATTCATGATTTTAGTCCGTTTGTCACAGGGAAAATATTAGATGTTGGTTGTGGGAGTAAACCCTATCAAAAGCTTTTTAATGTGTCCGAATATATTGGGCTAGAAATAGACTCAGAAGACAACCGAAAAAATAAAAAAGCAGATTATTTTTATCAAGGTGATAATTTCCCTTTTATAGATGAAGAATTTGATTCGGTTATTAGCAACGAAGTCTTAGAACATATCTTTAATCCTGATATATTTCTTTCCGAAGTCAATCGAGTTTTAAAACCTCAAGGAATTTTATTGATAACCGTTCCATTCGTCTGGGATGAACATGAACAACCCTATGACTATGCCCGTTATTCTTCCTTTGGGCTAAAACATCTACTTAAAAAGCATGGGTTTAAAATTTTAGAATACCGTAAAAGCATGAATGATATTAGAATAATTTTTCAGTTGATCAATGCTTATTTATATAAAAAGACGGTAACTTCAAATCAATATGTTAACCTAATAACTACCATATCATTAATGTCTTCCTTTAATATACTAGGTGAATTACTATCGAAGATTCTTCCTAAAAATGATGATCTATATTTAGATAGCATTATCCTTGCTCAAAAAGAAAAAATTTATGAATGA
- a CDS encoding methyltransferase, TIGR04325 family, translated as MDSQKSSFSSKVKLLAKELMPPLIWKALKKLNSSEQYGFFGDYASWDAALENSDGYDATLILDKVKESMLKVKNGEAVYARDSFILEKKEYSFPILTILLKIIYENSGRLNVLDFGGALGCHYYQYRDFLFNLNLKELKWNVVEQKNFVECGQTFFENEELKFYFDIDTCLKQEKPNVILLSGVIQCLEKPYEFIETLINKHKFSYILIDRLALINGYDDRLTIQKIPPEIYNASYPSWFFSEAKFLDYFQEKYDLIFEFQGDDKVNILSEFKGFIFKKKNEN; from the coding sequence ATGGATTCTCAAAAATCAAGTTTTTCTTCAAAAGTAAAATTATTAGCTAAAGAGCTAATGCCGCCATTGATTTGGAAAGCATTAAAAAAGTTAAACTCATCTGAGCAGTATGGTTTTTTTGGTGATTACGCCTCTTGGGATGCAGCATTAGAGAATTCTGATGGTTATGATGCGACTTTAATTCTCGATAAAGTGAAAGAATCAATGTTGAAGGTGAAGAATGGGGAAGCTGTCTACGCTAGAGATTCATTTATTTTAGAGAAAAAAGAATACTCTTTTCCAATTCTTACAATTTTATTAAAAATCATTTATGAAAATAGTGGTCGTCTGAATGTTTTAGATTTTGGAGGGGCACTCGGATGTCATTACTATCAGTATAGAGACTTTTTATTTAATCTAAACTTAAAAGAGCTTAAATGGAATGTTGTTGAACAGAAAAACTTTGTTGAATGTGGGCAAACCTTTTTTGAAAATGAAGAACTAAAGTTTTATTTTGATATAGACACTTGTTTGAAACAGGAAAAGCCTAATGTTATTTTGCTTTCCGGTGTTATTCAGTGTTTAGAAAAACCCTATGAATTTATTGAAACTTTGATAAACAAACATAAATTTTCCTATATTTTAATTGATAGACTAGCTTTAATTAATGGTTATGATGATAGGCTGACTATTCAAAAAATACCGCCAGAAATTTATAACGCTAGTTATCCTTCTTGGTTTTTCAGTGAAGCTAAATTTTTGGATTACTTTCAAGAAAAATATGATTTAATCTTTGAATTTCAAGGTGATGATAAAGTAAATATTTTATCAGAATTTAAAGGTTTTATTTTCAAGAAAAAGAATGAAAATTAA
- a CDS encoding FkbM family methyltransferase: MKNLLAKTILKILKTTTTYDPEIALTSALGRCVSRKTKINTVIDIGASNGCWSATAKKYFSTAFYHLIEANPCHAQSLENLKTKWKNYDYTLAAAGDTVGEIYFNGSDPFGGLASHTQSDDTNLKVPVVTIDSIVEKHRLNPPYLLKLDTHGFEVPIFEGAEKTLENTSLIIVETYNFDINPQSLRFPQMCQFLEKKGFRCIDICDPLFRNQDKALWQFDLFFIPTSSQYFQDNSWH, translated from the coding sequence ATGAAAAATTTACTTGCAAAAACTATTCTCAAGATATTAAAAACAACTACAACTTATGATCCAGAAATCGCACTGACAAGTGCGTTAGGTCGCTGTGTTAGCCGAAAAACTAAAATTAACACAGTCATTGATATCGGTGCATCTAATGGTTGCTGGTCAGCCACTGCTAAAAAGTATTTTTCCACAGCATTTTACCACCTAATAGAAGCTAATCCTTGTCATGCTCAATCTTTGGAAAACCTCAAAACAAAATGGAAAAACTATGATTATACTTTAGCCGCAGCGGGAGATACCGTCGGCGAAATTTATTTCAATGGCAGTGATCCCTTTGGTGGCCTTGCTTCCCATACTCAGTCAGATGACACTAACTTAAAAGTTCCCGTTGTAACAATTGATAGTATTGTTGAAAAACATAGACTCAACCCTCCTTACTTACTTAAACTGGACACCCACGGATTTGAAGTTCCTATTTTTGAAGGAGCAGAAAAAACTTTAGAAAATACAAGCTTAATTATTGTTGAAACTTATAATTTTGATATTAATCCCCAGAGTTTACGCTTTCCGCAAATGTGTCAGTTTCTAGAAAAAAAAGGCTTTCGTTGTATTGATATTTGCGATCCCTTATTTCGTAATCAAGATAAAGCTTTGTGGCAATTTGACTTATTTTTTATCCCTACATCGAGTCAATACTTTCAGGATAATAGCTGGCACTGA
- a CDS encoding glycosyltransferase family 2 protein, translating into MPESIPKISIVTPSFNQGEFLEETILSVLSQNYPNLEYIIIDGGSSDNSIEIIRKYQDQLAYWVSEPDAGQYEAINNGFAKTTGEIMAWINSDDKYMPWCFQLVSEIFQELPEVEWLTTLFPFVWDEKGRPMRCFSRGGYNQQGFLKGDNLPDQCIQQESVFWRRTLWEKTNRALNCSYNLAADFELWNRFFQKADLYSVQFPLGGFRLHGNQKSLLYRQQYIKEANEALAGVNGYYPNNFEIFIRLIFNKYITMPYPIRRLLVKLKLKKPNKICTYSQQEKKWYVDLI; encoded by the coding sequence ATGCCCGAATCAATTCCTAAAATTAGTATTGTTACCCCTTCCTTTAATCAAGGAGAATTCCTAGAGGAAACTATTTTATCTGTTCTCTCCCAAAACTATCCCAATCTTGAATATATTATTATTGATGGGGGGTCTAGCGATAATAGCATTGAAATTATTCGTAAATACCAAGACCAGCTAGCATATTGGGTTAGTGAGCCAGATGCAGGACAATATGAAGCCATCAATAATGGTTTTGCAAAAACAACAGGGGAGATTATGGCCTGGATTAATTCCGATGACAAATATATGCCTTGGTGTTTTCAGCTAGTGAGTGAAATTTTTCAAGAGCTTCCCGAAGTAGAATGGCTCACAACGCTATTTCCTTTTGTTTGGGATGAAAAAGGACGACCAATGCGCTGCTTTTCAAGGGGGGGCTACAATCAACAAGGATTTTTAAAGGGAGACAACTTGCCAGATCAATGTATTCAACAAGAATCTGTTTTTTGGCGACGCACACTTTGGGAAAAAACAAATAGAGCTTTAAATTGCTCTTACAACCTAGCCGCTGACTTTGAATTGTGGAATAGATTTTTTCAAAAAGCCGATCTTTATAGTGTTCAATTTCCATTGGGAGGTTTTCGCTTACATGGCAATCAAAAATCATTATTGTATCGTCAACAGTATATCAAGGAAGCAAATGAAGCATTGGCTGGCGTTAATGGATATTACCCTAATAATTTTGAAATCTTTATTCGTTTAATTTTCAATAAATACATTACGATGCCTTATCCAATTCGACGTCTTCTTGTTAAACTGAAACTCAAAAAGCCTAATAAAATTTGTACTTATAGTCAGCAAGAAAAAAAATGGTATGTTGACTTAATTTAA
- a CDS encoding DUF4160 domain-containing protein, which produces MPRIAFFFGISIYMYMDDHGVPHCHAIYGDYAGSFSIESGECLAGQMPPTQTKKIKSFILNNQAELLEKWNELSG; this is translated from the coding sequence ATGCCTCGTATTGCTTTCTTTTTTGGAATTTCTATCTATATGTATATGGATGATCATGGTGTTCCCCATTGTCACGCCATATATGGAGACTATGCTGGTTCGTTTTCCATTGAAAGTGGCGAATGTCTCGCAGGACAAATGCCACCTACCCAAACGAAAAAAATCAAAAGCTTTATACTAAATAATCAAGCCGAGTTATTGGAGAAATGGAATGAGCTTTCAGGTTAG
- a CDS encoding DUF2442 domain-containing protein — translation MSVTPLHNYRLKILFENSSEKILNLSSLITTRDCYWRLRNNRYFQQVAIDPLGGLYWPEGEDLAPDGLDRYLERANSEEFT, via the coding sequence GTGTCTGTCACCCCTTTACATAATTACCGACTAAAAATTCTATTTGAAAACTCCAGTGAGAAGATTTTAAACTTATCGTCCCTAATTACAACACGAGATTGTTACTGGCGACTCAGAAATAATAGATATTTTCAGCAAGTTGCCATTGATCCACTGGGAGGATTATATTGGCCGGAAGGCGAAGATTTAGCTCCTGATGGGTTGGATCGTTACCTGGAAAGGGCAAACTCAGAAGAATTTACGTAA
- a CDS encoding glycosyltransferase, whose product MKIVRATTNYTQYLNQFYAQHPHIKSAGYSEHLQALMNDCFGWTDFWGQALKVHGYNVKEIIANAKYLQLLWAKENHVSIDTIKWLEEIALKQIQSISPAVLFIDDHSTFTLEFINYVREQCPSIKLVLGWCGSPIHDHSVFHGYDIVLSNIPELVKEFKKKGHKSYHVNHAFAPKILEKINHPTIKKNDFSFIGSIVKTSNYHIQREILLEKLIRETNLEIWSDVSSSSLLNRRLLPIKQFTYDFFQPWKNNSSLYKILLDLPKLKNFLKLSTRPSLNDFISPSIVSRTHPAVYGISMYQQLANSKITFNNHINISSQSASNMRLFEATGVGTCLVTDWKSNLTELFEPDFEIVTYRNVDECIEKVKWLLENNEVCQGIAKAGQQRTLKDHTFAQRAIQLDKIIRQALSN is encoded by the coding sequence ATGAAAATAGTTCGTGCTACAACAAATTATACTCAGTATCTAAATCAATTTTACGCTCAACATCCCCATATTAAATCAGCAGGCTATTCTGAACACCTCCAAGCTTTAATGAATGACTGTTTTGGATGGACTGACTTTTGGGGACAAGCATTAAAAGTTCATGGATATAATGTAAAAGAAATTATTGCAAACGCTAAATATCTTCAGTTACTATGGGCAAAAGAAAATCATGTTAGTATTGATACTATTAAATGGTTAGAAGAGATAGCATTAAAGCAAATTCAATCAATATCACCAGCAGTTTTATTCATTGATGATCACTCAACCTTTACCTTAGAGTTTATTAATTATGTTCGTGAGCAATGTCCATCAATTAAGCTCGTTTTGGGCTGGTGTGGTTCACCTATTCATGATCATTCTGTATTTCATGGTTATGATATTGTATTGTCAAACATCCCAGAATTAGTAAAAGAATTTAAGAAAAAAGGACATAAATCCTATCATGTTAACCATGCTTTTGCACCAAAAATTTTAGAAAAGATCAATCATCCAACTATTAAAAAAAACGACTTTTCTTTTATTGGCTCTATCGTGAAAACATCAAATTATCATATCCAACGTGAAATTCTTTTGGAAAAATTAATTAGAGAAACAAATTTAGAAATTTGGTCTGATGTTTCTTCGTCTTCATTACTCAATCGGCGTTTACTGCCAATCAAACAGTTTACTTATGATTTTTTTCAACCCTGGAAAAATAATTCATCTTTATATAAAATCTTACTTGATTTACCCAAACTTAAAAATTTTCTAAAATTAAGTACTCGTCCAAGCCTTAATGATTTTATTTCTCCATCCATTGTATCCAGAACACATCCTGCTGTGTACGGTATTAGTATGTATCAACAACTTGCTAATTCTAAGATTACTTTTAATAACCATATTAATATTTCATCACAATCTGCATCCAACATGCGTTTATTTGAAGCCACAGGTGTTGGAACCTGTTTAGTGACTGATTGGAAAAGTAATCTCACTGAGTTGTTTGAACCAGATTTTGAAATTGTAACCTATCGTAATGTCGATGAATGTATCGAGAAAGTAAAATGGCTACTAGAAAATAATGAAGTTTGTCAAGGTATTGCTAAAGCAGGGCAACAACGAACATTAAAAGATCATACCTTTGCCCAAAGAGCCATTCAATTAGATAAAATAATTAGACAAGCTTTATCTAACTAA
- a CDS encoding FkbM family methyltransferase: protein MSNTKFALIKKAINQLYGILLKTNKNALIYSKEKYNFHNLSFSQEGEDLVLNRLFEQQSKGFYVDVGAHHPQRFSNTYLFYLKGWRGINIDAMPGSMEIFKQLRPEDINLEIAISDNIQELTYYQFNESALNGFSEELSRQRDGIRREYFILNSQKIKTQRLSEILDYYLPQDQVIDFLTIDVEGLDYQVLKSNNWKKYRPSVVLIEMLGYGRLEDLHVTEIGRLMEKEGYKLFARTINTSFYQAYEFKT, encoded by the coding sequence ATGTCTAATACAAAATTTGCATTAATCAAGAAAGCTATAAATCAGCTCTATGGAATTTTATTAAAAACAAATAAAAATGCATTAATATATTCAAAAGAAAAATATAACTTTCATAATCTATCTTTTTCTCAAGAGGGTGAAGATTTAGTTTTAAATCGCCTATTTGAGCAGCAATCAAAAGGCTTTTATGTGGATGTGGGAGCGCATCATCCTCAACGATTTTCTAATACCTATCTTTTTTATTTAAAAGGATGGCGAGGAATTAATATTGATGCTATGCCGGGAAGTATGGAAATTTTCAAACAATTAAGACCAGAAGATATTAATCTTGAAATTGCAATTTCTGATAACATTCAAGAATTAACCTACTATCAATTTAATGAATCAGCACTTAATGGTTTTTCTGAAGAGCTTTCCCGGCAAAGAGATGGTATCAGGAGAGAGTACTTTATTCTCAATAGCCAGAAAATTAAAACTCAACGACTATCAGAGATCTTAGATTATTATCTTCCGCAGGATCAAGTAATTGATTTTTTAACTATTGACGTTGAAGGTTTAGATTATCAAGTTTTAAAGTCAAATAATTGGAAAAAATATAGACCTTCTGTAGTCTTAATTGAAATGCTTGGTTATGGCAGATTAGAAGATTTACATGTAACTGAAATTGGGAGACTTATGGAGAAAGAGGGTTATAAATTATTTGCAAGAACAATTAATACATCTTTTTATCAAGCTTATGAATTTAAAACATGA